From a region of the Bacteroidales bacterium genome:
- a CDS encoding efflux RND transporter permease subunit, producing GLQIETLLKDVEGVSKMSVFADRVVGKPYMEIHINRDAIARYGLTIKDFQEYISSAVGGMPLSSTVEGRERYPIRVRYAREFRDNPEDLKKLLISTPSGVQIPLGELASIEYTRGAQLIKSENTFLVGYVIFDKKDGFAEVDVVENAQEYLNKKIEDGTLVIPSGVNFKFTGNYENQIRATKRLMLVIPIALLVIFLILYFQFRSVIGATLIFSGIIVAFSGGFIMLWLYGQPWFMNFSIGDVHLQNLFQIDTINLSVAVWVGFIALFGIATDDGVLISTYIKQIFDKKAPKTISEIRANILEAGKKRVRPAIMTTATTLIALLPVLTSTGKGSDIMVPMAIPIFGGMLIATLTIFVVPVLYSMWQESLLKNNLIEEKEVDNEK from the coding sequence CAGGTTTACAAATAGAAACTCTGCTTAAAGATGTTGAAGGTGTATCCAAAATGTCGGTTTTTGCCGATAGAGTTGTGGGTAAACCTTATATGGAAATTCACATAAACAGAGATGCAATTGCTCGTTACGGATTAACTATTAAAGATTTTCAGGAATATATAAGTTCGGCTGTTGGTGGAATGCCTTTAAGTTCTACCGTAGAAGGACGAGAGCGATACCCAATTCGAGTACGTTATGCTCGTGAGTTTAGAGACAACCCCGAAGATTTAAAGAAATTGTTGATTTCGACCCCATCAGGTGTTCAAATTCCTTTGGGAGAATTGGCAAGTATTGAATATACACGTGGAGCACAGTTAATTAAAAGCGAAAACACATTTTTGGTTGGCTATGTAATTTTCGATAAAAAAGATGGCTTTGCCGAAGTTGATGTAGTAGAAAATGCACAAGAATATTTGAATAAAAAAATAGAAGATGGAACATTAGTAATTCCATCAGGCGTAAATTTTAAATTCACAGGAAACTACGAAAATCAGATAAGGGCAACTAAGCGTTTAATGCTTGTTATACCAATTGCTTTGTTGGTAATTTTCTTAATTCTGTATTTCCAATTCCGTTCTGTTATAGGTGCAACCCTAATTTTTTCGGGAATTATTGTGGCTTTTTCCGGTGGTTTTATAATGCTTTGGCTTTACGGTCAGCCTTGGTTTATGAATTTTTCTATTGGCGATGTGCATTTGCAAAACCTTTTTCAGATTGACACTATTAATTTAAGTGTTGCTGTTTGGGTAGGGTTTATCGCTCTTTTTGGAATTGCTACTGACGATGGCGTATTAATTAGCACCTACATAAAACAAATTTTTGATAAAAAGGCACCTAAAACAATTTCTGAGATCAGGGCTAATATTCTCGAAGCAGGAAAAAAGCGAGTTCGTCCGGCAATTATGACTACCGCAACAACTTTAATAGCTTTACTTCCTGTGCTCACTTCAACAGGAAAAGGCTCTGATATTATGGTTCCTATGGCAATTCCAATTTTTGGTGGAATGCTTATAGCAACTCTTACAATTTTTGTTGTTCCTGTGCTTTATAGTATGTGGCAAGAGAGTTTGTTAAAGAATAATTTAATAGAAGAAAAGGAGGTTGATAATGAAAAATAA